Part of the Cyanobacteria bacterium QS_8_64_29 genome is shown below.
ATGCGGCGCAAGTGCTCGTTGAGCAGTTCGTAGAGCTCGCTTTGGGGCTGCTCGCTCAACCCCAGCTGGAGCACGATTTCGGCTAAGTACTGACCGGCCGCCAGCTTGCCCAAACTGCCGCTCAGGCCGGGATATGTTGCCATCGTCTCGGCTTGGGCGATTTTATCCAGCGATCGCCCGCGCACGAGCAAAAGTCGGTTAACGGCAAACGCTTCGCTGCGCCCGCTCAGGCTGGCGTTGTGCTTGCGCGCTCCCGGGGCAACGGCCCGGACCAGGCCGTACTCGGGCGTCAGCACGGTCACCAAGCGATCCGCCTCAGCCAGCGGCATGCTTTTGAGGTTGATGCCGGTGGCTTTATAAGTCCGGGTCATGACAGGGGCTCAGTGCTAGCGGACCGACTCCAAGGTATCGCGCTGCTGCAGCAGCTTGGGGCCGCGCGAGGTCCCCAATCGCGTCGCGCCTGCTTCAATCAAGGCTTCCGCTTGGGCAGTGGTCCGAATGCCGCCCGCTGCTTTAATGCCCAAATGCTCCCGCGTGGCTTCGCGCAGCGCCTTGACATCGGCGACGGTAGCCCCGCCGAACCAACCCGTATTGGTTTTGACAAAGGCCGCCCCGGCATCCATGGCGATCTCGGCAGCAAGCCGCTTCTCCTCGTCGGTTAGCAAGCCGGCCTCCACGATCGCTTTGAGGGGTTGGCCGGTTTCGTGGACGAGCTGGGCAACTTCGTTATAGACAGCGTCCGTATTGCCGGCTCGAATAGCGCTGAAGTTGAGGGCAACATCCAGCTCGCTTGCGCCGTGCTCCACTGCCTGTTGTGCTTCGTACAGCTTGGTGGCAGTGGGAGTGGTCCCGGTGGGAAAGCCAATGACCGTGCAGATGCGAATGGCTTTGCCCTGCAGCAGCTCCCGAGCGCGCGCCACGGCAGCCGGATAAATGCAAACGGCAGGAAAGTGGAAGCGGTCGGCTTCGCGGCAGCACTGCGCCAGTTGCTCGTCGGTGCCGACCGGATCGAGCATGGTGTGGTCGATGTAGGGCGCTAGGTCAATGCCGGCACTGGTGGCAGCCATGGGGCGCTCTGATGGGGACTGCCCTAGTTATATCAAAATGTTAAGGGGGTGCCGGCCCTTGCTGGTGCCCGGGGCGCTTGCCCACCGCGCGATCGCGCTAGCCTGCTGGCTGGCCCCACAAGGCAACAAGCGGCCATGGCAGCACCTTCCCGGCGCCGTTGCTGGCTGGATGAATACGGCCTCGTTCCCTACCAGCAAGCGCGGGCGTGGCAGCACTCGCTGGTGGCGCACCGTGTCCGCAACCCCGAACTTGCCGATCGCTTGCTGCTGCTGGAGCACCCGCCGGTCTACACCTTGGGCAAAAATGCCAGCTTGGCCTTTTGCCGCTTTGACCCGGCAACGAGCGATGTTCCGCTCTACCGCGTCGAGCGCGGCGGCGAGATCACCTATCACTGCCCGGGGCAGATTGTGGGCTATCCCATCCTCAATTTGCGCTACCACCAGCCGGATTTGCACTGGTACCTGCGGCAGCTAGAACAAGCCCTCATCCAGACCCTGCAAGCTTGGGGCTTGCGTGGCGAGCGGCGCCCAGGCTTGACTGGCGTTTGGCTCCATGGCGTCAAGGTGGCCTCAGTAGGCATAAAAGTCCGCCACTGGATCGCCATGCACGGCTTTGCGCTCAATGTCTGCCCTCAGCTACAAGGCTTCGAGCGCATCGTGCCCTGCGGCATTGCCGACTGCCCGGTGGGGAGCCTGGCGCAATTTGTGCCCAGCATTAACTGCCGGCAGGTGCGCCGCGAGCTGGCAGCCGCCTTTGCGCAAACGTTTGTCCTGGAGCTGGTTCCGGCCGAGCGGCAGGGAGAGGCTATCCCGGCAAGCGTGCCCAGCCAATCGAGCGCGTAGCGCGGCGCGGCGGACTATCGACGGCCTAGAAGGACGCTACTGGGATCGCTTTAACACGCACTTTTGGTGCCAACCCAGCTAAGACTATGGCTCGAGCTCGCGTGCTTGCTGGAGAATGCCGACCGCCCGTTCGCGAGCGCTAGGGCGATCTTTGGGGGCGTGCGGGCTGCGCTCTAGGATGCGCATGGCTTCGTCGTGATCGCAGCCGTCCTGTAGGGCTCGTTGGGCAACGAGGCGATCGAGCCGCTCGTCGTCCTCGACGGCAGCCACTTGCTGGGCATAGTCCTGGTAAAGCTGCCGGTAGTGTGGGTCGGCGATGTGCTCCAGTGCTAACTCCAGCATCCGCTCGGCCCCTCGAAGCGACTCGCGCGCATCCTCTGCCGAGATCGAGCTAGTTGGCTCGTAGTCGCTCCTAGCTCGGCGTTGCTGTGCCTCATTGAAGGCGCGCCCCAGATCCGGGGGAGCTTCGCCGGTTTGAATCCAGTACTGGCCAAACCGAGAAACGACTCCTCCGTGCGTTGAGGTGTGAACGCCGCGAGCTTCCAAGAGTGCTGATGCGGCGTGGAACATGCTGTAGTAGGCGCGCGAGCTTGCGACCTCGTAATA
Proteins encoded:
- the deoC gene encoding deoxyribose-phosphate aldolase, whose product is MAATSAGIDLAPYIDHTMLDPVGTDEQLAQCCREADRFHFPAVCIYPAAVARARELLQGKAIRICTVIGFPTGTTPTATKLYEAQQAVEHGASELDVALNFSAIRAGNTDAVYNEVAQLVHETGQPLKAIVEAGLLTDEEKRLAAEIAMDAGAAFVKTNTGWFGGATVADVKALREATREHLGIKAAGGIRTTAQAEALIEAGATRLGTSRGPKLLQQRDTLESVR
- a CDS encoding lipoyl(octanoyl) transferase, which produces MAAPSRRRCWLDEYGLVPYQQARAWQHSLVAHRVRNPELADRLLLLEHPPVYTLGKNASLAFCRFDPATSDVPLYRVERGGEITYHCPGQIVGYPILNLRYHQPDLHWYLRQLEQALIQTLQAWGLRGERRPGLTGVWLHGVKVASVGIKVRHWIAMHGFALNVCPQLQGFERIVPCGIADCPVGSLAQFVPSINCRQVRRELAAAFAQTFVLELVPAERQGEAIPASVPSQSSA